The DNA region CCAAAGGTGTCACAGGCGAGATGTCTCCATACCCAACCGTGGAAACACTCACAAGTGCCCAATACATGCCCGTTGGAATACTCGTAAAACCATTTTCTGGCCCTTCTATGATAAAAATAATCGCTCCAAAAATAGTGATAATCGTCAGCATCGCTAGCAAAAAAACAAAAATCTTACGCCAACTTTTGTAAAGAGAATCAAGGAGTACGCTGGTTTCTTTAGTATAGCGACGCATGTGCAAGATTTCAAAGATGCGCAAGATGCGCAAGATTCTAAGCACCACCAAATAGTGAGCCCCCGCAAAGAAAAGGGAAAGGTACATGGGTAAAAGTGCCAGCAAATCGATAACACCGTAAAAACTACGCGCAAAACGCAATGGATGCGTGACAACCATCAAGCGCACTACATATTCCACGGTAAAAAGCACCGTAAACACCCACTCCATTTGGAGCAACACGTTGCCATATTCTGTGTTGATTCCATCAATAGAATCAAGCAATGTAACACCTACACTCAGTAAAATAATACAAATTAACGTCACATCGTACCACTTGCCGCGTTTTGTGTCGTGCTCAAAAACCACATCAAATAAAAACTGGCGCCATTTAGTGCTTTCGTTGGGAGCAGGTGTGTAAAACCGTGCCATCTGTTCTCCTGTGTCTCTTTGTGAAAATTATAGTAGAAAATGAGGGGCTTTACTGCGAAAGGG from Sulfurospirillum tamanense includes:
- a CDS encoding ion transporter gives rise to the protein MARFYTPAPNESTKWRQFLFDVVFEHDTKRGKWYDVTLICIILLSVGVTLLDSIDGINTEYGNVLLQMEWVFTVLFTVEYVVRLMVVTHPLRFARSFYGVIDLLALLPMYLSLFFAGAHYLVVLRILRILRIFEILHMRRYTKETSVLLDSLYKSWRKIFVFLLAMLTIITIFGAIIFIIEGPENGFTSIPTGMYWALVSVSTVGYGDISPVTPLGQFFASVLILIGYGIIAVPTGIYTAELAASLQKRGDGRACGACGHSGHEHTAHFCMQCGEKLNA